In Cumulibacter manganitolerans, one genomic interval encodes:
- a CDS encoding AMP-binding protein produces MTWWTVAQEHPERVAIIDGERALTFGALRSVVNRIAASWDDLGVGPGDAVAAVLPNCAELLTLELAALCTGRYFVPINRHLTSPEVAYILGNSRPALVLTSDDLLPTVTRAAADAGVPAADRVFSTGGGERAFSRVWTGRADADPQGRTAGSVLLYSSGTTGKPKGIRRTLSGLTPEQEIAGAGPLLELLRLGPGPGVHAAVAPLYHSAPNSMAVGALNRGVTVACPPGGGFDADGFLDFATEVGMTESFMVPTMFVRLLRLPDDVRAAFDPRALRSIVHAGAPCPVHVKRQMIQWWGPVLEEFYGSTESSAVTTVHSDEWLEAPGTVGRARAGYEIQIRDAAGTPVPAGEEGLIYSVGSQRFDYVGDPDKTRASWDDDALLIGDVGRLDEDGRLFLLDRRTDLILSGGVNVYPAEIEATLLEHSGVDDVAVVGLPDDEWGQRVVAVVAPAGQRDHGELIAELERFATPRLARFKRPREYRIVEAIPRMPTGKISRSAIRESVLQE; encoded by the coding sequence ATGACGTGGTGGACGGTCGCCCAGGAGCACCCGGAGCGGGTGGCGATCATCGACGGCGAGCGCGCGCTCACGTTCGGCGCGCTGCGATCGGTCGTCAACCGGATCGCCGCGAGCTGGGACGACCTCGGCGTCGGCCCGGGGGACGCCGTCGCCGCGGTGCTGCCCAACTGCGCGGAGCTGCTGACCCTCGAGCTCGCGGCGCTGTGCACCGGGCGGTACTTCGTGCCGATCAACCGGCACCTCACCTCCCCGGAGGTGGCCTACATCCTGGGCAACAGCCGCCCGGCCCTGGTGCTCACCTCCGACGACCTGCTCCCGACCGTGACGCGCGCCGCCGCGGACGCCGGCGTACCGGCGGCCGATCGCGTCTTCAGCACCGGTGGCGGCGAACGCGCGTTCTCGCGGGTCTGGACGGGCCGTGCCGACGCCGACCCGCAGGGGCGCACCGCGGGGTCTGTCCTGCTGTACAGCTCCGGCACCACCGGCAAGCCGAAGGGCATCCGCCGCACACTCAGCGGGTTGACGCCGGAGCAGGAGATCGCCGGCGCGGGGCCGCTGCTCGAGCTGCTGCGCCTGGGCCCCGGTCCGGGGGTGCACGCCGCGGTCGCGCCGCTGTACCACTCCGCGCCGAACTCGATGGCCGTCGGCGCGCTCAACCGCGGCGTCACGGTCGCCTGCCCACCCGGCGGCGGCTTCGACGCCGACGGCTTCCTCGACTTCGCCACCGAGGTGGGCATGACCGAGTCGTTCATGGTGCCGACCATGTTCGTGCGGCTGCTGCGGCTGCCGGACGACGTCCGGGCCGCCTTCGACCCGCGCGCGCTCCGCTCGATCGTGCACGCCGGCGCGCCGTGCCCGGTGCACGTCAAGCGGCAGATGATCCAGTGGTGGGGCCCGGTGCTGGAGGAGTTCTACGGATCGACCGAGAGCTCGGCGGTGACGACCGTGCACAGCGACGAGTGGCTCGAGGCGCCGGGGACGGTCGGCCGGGCGCGGGCCGGCTACGAGATCCAGATCCGCGACGCCGCGGGCACGCCGGTCCCGGCCGGCGAGGAGGGGCTGATCTACAGCGTCGGCAGCCAGCGCTTCGACTACGTGGGCGACCCCGACAAGACGCGCGCCAGCTGGGACGACGACGCCCTGCTCATCGGCGACGTCGGTCGGCTCGACGAGGACGGGCGGCTGTTCCTGCTGGATCGCCGGACCGACCTCATCCTCAGCGGCGGCGTCAACGTCTACCCCGCCGAGATCGAGGCCACGCTGCTCGAGCACTCGGGGGTGGACGACGTGGCCGTGGTCGGCCTGCCCGACGACGAATGGGGCCAGCGGGTCGTCGCGGTGGTGGCACCGGCCGGGCAGCGCGACCACGGCGAGCTGATCGCCGAGCTCGAGCGGTTCGCGACGCCGCGGCTGGCGAGGTTCAAGCGGCCCCGCGAGTACCGCATCGTCGAGGCGATCCCGCGGATGCCGACCGGCAAGATCAGCAGGTCGGCGATCCGCGAGAGCGTGCTGCAGGAGTGA
- a CDS encoding acetyl-CoA acetyltransferase produces the protein MSSHGIKDRVAIVGMGCTRFAEHWDKSADDLIVDAVTETLDSAGVGRDAIDAYWLGTLTSGYSGMMLSSALKLDYKPVTRVENFCASGSEAFRNACYAVASGAYDVVMAVGVEKLKDSGYSGLTRANPPDDGTSLSLSAPARFSLLVPAYAEKYGVPREEIKRAMTRVAYKNHFNGARNSRAQFQQEVSEEKIAGAATVAGDLGVFDCSGVSDGAAAAIIVRAEDAHRYTDHPLYVKALAFAAGPGTGTYDPAYDYTTFEEVVRSARDAYEQAEVSSPADDLMMAEVHDCFTPTELVLMEDLGFSARGRAVADTMSDKYALDGELPVNPDGGLKSFGHPIGASGLRMLYECWLQLRDQAPPERQIKPRGRRYGLTHNLGGGPGECVSFVAIVGADQG, from the coding sequence ATGAGCTCGCACGGAATCAAGGACCGGGTGGCGATCGTGGGAATGGGGTGCACCCGCTTCGCCGAGCACTGGGACAAGTCCGCCGACGACCTGATCGTGGACGCGGTCACCGAGACGCTCGACTCCGCCGGCGTCGGGCGGGACGCCATCGACGCCTACTGGCTCGGCACGCTGACCTCCGGCTACTCCGGGATGATGCTGTCGTCGGCGCTCAAGCTCGACTACAAGCCGGTCACCCGGGTGGAGAACTTCTGCGCCAGCGGCTCCGAGGCGTTCCGCAACGCCTGCTACGCCGTCGCCTCCGGCGCGTACGACGTCGTGATGGCCGTCGGCGTCGAGAAGCTCAAGGACTCCGGCTACTCGGGCCTGACGCGCGCCAACCCGCCGGACGACGGGACTTCGCTCTCGTTGTCCGCCCCCGCCCGGTTCTCGCTGCTGGTGCCCGCGTACGCCGAGAAGTACGGCGTCCCCCGCGAGGAGATCAAGCGCGCGATGACGCGGGTGGCCTACAAGAACCACTTCAACGGGGCCCGCAACTCCCGCGCGCAGTTCCAGCAGGAGGTCTCCGAGGAGAAGATCGCCGGCGCCGCGACGGTCGCCGGCGACCTGGGCGTGTTCGACTGCTCCGGGGTCAGCGACGGGGCCGCTGCCGCGATCATCGTGCGCGCCGAGGACGCGCACCGGTACACCGATCACCCGCTCTACGTGAAGGCGCTGGCGTTCGCCGCGGGCCCCGGGACGGGGACCTACGACCCGGCGTACGACTACACCACGTTCGAGGAGGTTGTCCGCTCCGCCCGCGACGCCTACGAGCAGGCCGAGGTGAGCAGTCCCGCCGACGACCTGATGATGGCCGAGGTGCACGACTGCTTCACGCCGACCGAGCTGGTGCTCATGGAGGACCTCGGCTTCTCCGCCCGCGGCCGGGCCGTCGCCGACACGATGTCGGACAAGTACGCGCTGGACGGCGAGCTTCCGGTCAACCCCGACGGCGGGCTCAAGAGCTTCGGGCACCCGATCGGTGCGTCCGGTCTGCGGATGCTCTACGAGTGCTGGCTGCAGCTACGGGACCAGGCGCCTCCGGAGCGCCAGATCAAGCCCCGAGGACGGCGCTACGGGCTGACCCACAACCTCGGCGGTGGCCCGGGCGAATGCGTCTCCTTCGTCGCGATCGTCGGGGCGGACCAGGGATGA
- a CDS encoding OB-fold domain-containing protein: MSDPVGILAYAGYVPYRRLRRSAIAAVLGGAAGRGTRAVASYDEDTTTMAAEAARAALRARPSDVGSVVFCSSFPPYADRTNATALHAVLGLPEHVRAEDQCGSVRSAVGALIGALHRPGGALVAIADTRTGPAGSADESGGGDGAAAFVVGRGDVLAEVLGTGAATSEFLDRWRAPGEPWAQTWEERFGEEIYAGLAERATDRALQAAGLEAAHVDHWAVTGLSPRAARRFTQGLGLAEGVLVDDLSDRMGFAGAAHPGLLLAAMLDDARPGDTLAVTVLADGADTLLLRATDAIARARRPEPIAAQLAAGDASLSYASFLTWKGELQRPAPRRPSPDRAVAPAAFRGTGWKYGFVGSTCEKCGTRHLPPQRVCLSCHSVDTMREEQMADEQARIATYTIDHLAYSPAPPTIGVVLDIDGGGRFSCELTDCDPETVHVGQRVRFTFRRVSDAGGIHNYFWKARPIVEGTAP, encoded by the coding sequence ATGAGCGATCCGGTCGGCATCCTCGCGTACGCCGGGTACGTGCCCTACCGGCGGTTGCGCCGCTCGGCGATCGCCGCGGTCCTGGGCGGCGCCGCCGGTCGCGGTACCCGGGCCGTGGCCTCGTACGACGAGGACACCACGACCATGGCCGCGGAGGCGGCGCGGGCCGCGCTCCGCGCGCGGCCCAGCGACGTCGGCAGCGTCGTCTTCTGCAGCTCCTTCCCGCCGTACGCCGACCGGACGAACGCCACGGCTCTGCACGCCGTCCTCGGGCTGCCCGAGCACGTCCGCGCCGAGGACCAGTGCGGGTCGGTGCGCAGCGCCGTCGGGGCGTTGATCGGCGCCCTGCACCGCCCGGGCGGCGCCCTGGTGGCGATCGCCGATACCCGCACCGGCCCGGCCGGCTCCGCCGACGAGTCCGGGGGCGGGGACGGCGCGGCCGCGTTCGTGGTGGGTCGCGGCGACGTGCTCGCCGAAGTGCTCGGGACGGGGGCGGCGACCTCGGAGTTCCTGGACCGGTGGCGCGCGCCGGGAGAGCCGTGGGCGCAGACCTGGGAGGAGCGCTTCGGTGAGGAGATCTACGCCGGACTCGCCGAACGCGCGACCGACCGGGCGCTGCAGGCCGCCGGCCTCGAGGCGGCGCACGTCGACCACTGGGCCGTGACCGGGCTGTCACCCCGCGCCGCGAGACGCTTCACGCAAGGCCTGGGGCTGGCCGAGGGCGTGCTCGTCGACGACCTGAGCGACCGGATGGGCTTCGCCGGCGCCGCTCATCCCGGGTTGCTGCTGGCCGCCATGCTCGACGACGCCCGCCCCGGCGACACGCTCGCGGTGACCGTGCTGGCCGACGGCGCGGACACCCTCCTGCTGAGGGCCACCGACGCCATCGCGCGCGCCCGCCGGCCCGAGCCGATCGCGGCGCAGCTCGCCGCCGGCGACGCGTCGCTGAGCTACGCGAGCTTCCTGACCTGGAAGGGCGAGCTCCAGCGGCCGGCGCCGCGCCGGCCGAGCCCCGACCGCGCCGTCGCGCCGGCCGCGTTCCGCGGGACCGGCTGGAAGTACGGGTTCGTCGGCAGCACCTGCGAGAAGTGCGGCACGCGGCACCTGCCGCCGCAACGAGTCTGCCTGTCCTGCCACAGCGTCGACACGATGCGCGAGGAGCAGATGGCCGACGAGCAGGCGCGCATCGCGACCTACACGATCGACCACCTCGCGTACTCCCCCGCGCCGCCGACCATCGGCGTCGTGCTCGACATCGACGGCGGCGGCCGCTTCTCGTGCGAGCTGACCGACTGCGATCCCGAGACGGTGCACGTCGGCCAGCGGGTCCGGTTCACCTTCCGCCGCGTCTCCGACGCCGGCGGGATCCACAACTACTTCTGGAAAGCACGGCCCATCGTGGAAGGAACGGCGCCATGA
- a CDS encoding Lrp/AsnC family transcriptional regulator, whose product MRLDDLDLRLLALLSERPRIGDLELSRLAGVARGTVTSRLARLVDAGVIRGYEPQVDLAAAGFAVHAFVSLQIAQGRLEDVRRGLEQVPEVIEAYATTGDHDVFCKVAARSHEGLQQALLAVDTVDGVTRSNSIVVLSEVVARRVLPLLHTGDPPDPARAAPPTP is encoded by the coding sequence ATGCGTCTCGACGATCTCGACCTGCGCCTGCTGGCCCTGCTGAGTGAGCGGCCCCGGATCGGCGACCTGGAGCTCTCCCGGCTCGCCGGCGTCGCGCGCGGCACCGTCACGTCCCGGCTGGCCCGGCTCGTCGACGCGGGCGTGATCCGCGGCTACGAGCCACAGGTGGACCTGGCCGCGGCGGGGTTCGCGGTGCACGCGTTCGTGTCGCTGCAGATCGCGCAGGGCCGGCTCGAGGACGTCCGCCGCGGGCTGGAGCAGGTCCCGGAGGTCATCGAGGCGTACGCGACCACCGGTGACCACGACGTCTTCTGCAAGGTCGCCGCCCGGTCGCACGAGGGCCTGCAGCAGGCGCTGCTGGCGGTCGACACGGTGGACGGCGTGACCCGCTCGAACAGCATCGTGGTGCTGTCGGAGGTGGTGGCGCGGCGGGTGCTGCCGCTGCTGCACACCGGTGACCCGCCCGACCCGGCCCGCGCCGCGCCGCCGACGCCGTAG